A window from Culex pipiens pallens isolate TS chromosome 3, TS_CPP_V2, whole genome shotgun sequence encodes these proteins:
- the LOC120414358 gene encoding 39S ribosomal protein L33, mitochondrial — translation MFITNILLKKAKSKNVLVLMESAVSGHQFTKIRERLADKLELIRFDPYIQRNSLYKERKRVRSLN, via the exons ATGTTTATTACAAACATTTTGCTGAAGAAGGCAAAGAGCAA AAATGTGCTGGTGCTGATGGAGAGTGCCGTCAGCGGGCACCAGTTCACCAAGATTCGTGAGCGGCTGGCCGACAAGCTGGAACTGATTCGGTTCGATCCGTACA TCCAGCGCAACAGTCTTTACAAGGAGCGAAAGCGTGTTAGGAGTTTGAACTAA
- the LOC120414310 gene encoding bifunctional lysine-specific demethylase and histidyl-hydroxylase NO66 → YLSIFDTPAPDPRPAATENGAAAKPAAKKKKSPAAATKKQLIDQLIREMSQDEDNNDSVDQAPPAKKSRKKKDTSGSSKADSSGNNNTSKSSVKDKPAKPKKPKTAGLKIKLQDHRKHKEKLRKSLQGVENSRQAAASTSMLEASFNGDSLKDRSNHSTPVHHKGAKAAKKNKNKSHIMPLPLTFTPSKVVVKQEPKTPRRPTMLNVETSSGSLDSVEIGREKFSWVIGPSTTVDEFMAQFWEKKPFLVQRSDPTYYANLLSRGKIDEMLRNNNIEYTKNLDVTSYREGVRETHNPDGRALPPDVWAFYEEGCSIRMLNPQTYLPCVYEMNVKLQEFFHCMTGSNFYLTPPNSQGFAPHYDDIEAFVLQVEGRKHWKLYSPRTASEVLARVSSPNFTQEEIGVPILEVTLEPGDLLYFPRGIIHQASTVPGHHSLHVTMSVYQKNSWADLLELYLPHALSQAAENHLELRRGIPQDLHQHFGIVHSDNETPTRKDLIKKIKSLVDKIFSEEAIDVAVDQLAKRFQHDALPPLLTDQERAQTAYGANYAFNPDGTVPLQTAFTERTTIRLLRRNIVRLVNEENTLRLYYHTENSREYHEYEPNFLEVDQDAALGVELLVKIYPETVAIGALPVEDKVEFAKSLWEKGLIVARGE, encoded by the exons tatttgtcgatTTTCGACACACCAGCGCCAGATCCCCGCCCTGCGGCCACGGAAAACGGCGCTGCAGCCAAACCGGCggcgaaaaagaaaaaatctcCTGCTGCCGCAACCAAGAAGCAGCTGATTGACCAACTGATCCGTGAAATGAGCCAGGATGAGGACAACAACGACTCCGTGGATCAGGCACCACCGGCGAAAAAGAGCCGGAAGAAG aAGGACACTTCCGGTTCGTCGAAGGCCGACTCCTCCGGCAATAACAACACCAGCAAGAGCAGCGTTAAGGATAAACCTGCAAAGCCAAAGAAACCGAAGACAGCCGGTCTCAAGATTAAGCTGCAGGACCACAGGAAGCACAAGGAAAAGTTGCGCAAAAGTTTGCAAGGAGTGGAGAACTCCCGGCAGGCCGCCGCTTCGACGAGTATGCTGGAAGCTTCCTTCAACGGTGACTCGCTCAAAGATCGCTCGAACCATTCGACGCCGGTCCACCACAAAGGGGCGAAGGCAGCTaaaaagaacaagaacaagTCCCACATCATGCCACTGCCGCTGACGTTTACCCCGTCGAAGGTTGTGGTCAAACAGGAACCAAAGACTCCGCGTAGGCCGACAATGCTGAATGTGGAGACTTCCAGCGGTTCGCTAGATAGTGTTGAGATTGGTCGGGAAAAGTTCAGTTGGGTCATCGGCCCTTCGACCACGGTCGACGAGTTTATGGCGCAATTTTGGGAGAAGAAACCTTTCCTGGTGCAACGGAGCGATCCCACGTACTACGCTAATCTGCTGTCGCGGGGAAAGATCGATGAAATGCTCCGTAACAACAACATTGAGTACACGAAGAATCTGGACGTCACTTCGTACCGGGAGGGAGTTCGCGAGACGCACAACCCGGACGGAAGAGCGCTTCCACCGGATGTGTGGGCGTTTTACGAAGAAGGTTGCTCGATCCGGATGCTCAACCCGCAAACGTACCTTCCCTGTGTGTACGAAATGAACGTAAAGCTGCAAGAGTTCTTCCACTGCATGACGGGATCCAACTTTTACCTTACGCCACCAAACAGCCAAGGATTTGCGCCACATTACGACGACATCGAAGCTTTCGTGCTGCAGGTCGAAGGACGCAAACACTGGAAGCTCTACAGCCCTCGAACGGCCTCCGAAGTGCTGGCTCGAGTCTCTTCACCCAACTTTACGCAGGAGGAAATCGGCGTCCCTATACTGGAAGTGACGCTCGAACCCGGTGACCTGCTCTACTTCCCACGTGGCATCATCCACCAGGCGAGCACCGTTCCGGGCCACCATTCGCTGCACGTGACCATGAGCGTCTACCAGAAGAACAGCTGGGCCGACCTACTGGAACTCTACCTCCCTCACGCCCTAAGCCAAGCCGCCGAGAACCACCTGGAACTCCGCCGTGGCATCCCCCAAGACCTCCACCAACATTTCGGAATCGTCCACTCGGACAACGAAACCCCCACCCGcaaggacctaatcaaaaaaatcaagtcgCTGGTCGACAAAATCTTCAGCGAAGAGGCCATCGACGTGGCCGTGGACCAGCTGGCCAAACGCTTCCAACACGACGCCCTCCCCCCGCTCCTCACCGACCAGGAACGCGCCCAAACCGCTTACGGCGCCAACTACGCCTTCAACCCGGACGGAACCGTCCCCCTCCAAACAGCATTCACCGAACGAACCACCATTCGTCTGCTCCGCCGGAACATTGTCCGGCTGGTCAACGAGGAGAACACGCTGCGACTGTACTACCACACGGAAAACTCCCGCGAGTACCACGAGTACGAGCCAAACTTTCTGGAAGTTGACCAGGATGCGGCTCTGGGAGTGGAGCTGTTGGTGAAAATCTACCCGGAAACGGTGGCCATCGGAGCGCTGCCCGTCGAGGACAAGGTCGAGTTTGCCAAGAGTTTGTGGGAGAAGGGGCTGATTGTGGCGAGGGGTGAGTAG